GAGTAGTTGTGAATCAGGATGGACTATGTACATAGAAGACACCTTCCATGGAAACCATCACTCTGAGGTTGTCTATGAagaatatgatgatgatgatgatttcaaTGGAAAAGAGGTCGATGATGATGgggatggtgatgatgatagTAGTGAAAATGGGAGCGATGATTCGATGACTTCTGATGCATCTTCATGGCCTAGCACTCAGCATCCAAGGAACCCCAAGAATCATGCAGCTGCAAAGAAGAGCAATGCCAAACAAGTCAGTCACCAGACAAAGAACAGGGCTTGTGAAAAGTTCAGCGACGAAGAAGAGGAATCTGAGTTCAAGGCTAGAACAAGAACCACTACAACTAGTCGTGTTCAAAGTAGAGGCAAGGCGAGCAAAACCAAATAAGACTCCTCAATACATGGTTTTAGTTTCTATTGCTATATCCAATGCAAAGGGAAAAAAATATCAGAATCAAGACGTTGTAGTTGTTTACTTTCAT
This Brassica napus cultivar Da-Ae chromosome C6, Da-Ae, whole genome shotgun sequence DNA region includes the following protein-coding sequences:
- the LOC106404563 gene encoding protein SOB FIVE-LIKE 2 encodes the protein MESPRRGGSEEKSSCESGWTMYIEDTFHGNHHSEVVYEEYDDDDDFNGKEVDDDGDGDDDSSENGSDDSMTSDASSWPSTQHPRNPKNHAAAKKSNAKQVSHQTKNRACEKFSDEEEESEFKARTRTTTTSRVQSRGKASKTK